One Candidatus Tectomicrobia bacterium genomic region harbors:
- a CDS encoding carbamoyltransferase produces the protein MHILGISCFYHDAAAALLRDGVLVAAAEEERFSRVKHDFGYPALAAEFCMRKAGIRAGDLDYVVFYEKPFLKFERILLTVLQTYPRSLKVFREAMINWFGDKLWVKGIIHKRLGVPLEKILFVEHHLSHAASAYFVSPFEEAAVLTVDGVGEWTTTTLGRARGNELILENEQRFPHSLGLLYSAFTAYLGFEVNEGEYKVMGMAPYGQPKYVEEVWKTVQRHGEGAFSLDMDYFAFHRSTTQSFSPKLVELLGPPRRPDSKFFTRSSGYPSYYGPKPPDFESACRLNEHYADVAASIQRVTEELILDMAKELHRRTGLDRLCMAGGVALNSVANGRLLRESGFKEIYIQPAAGDGGGALGAALYVHNAVLGLPRSPVMGHAYWGEEYGPAEAAGQLREAGAQWEEIGDEEKLLERVVDRLLRGEVVGWHQGRFEWGPRALGNRSILANPAREEMKEIVNTKIKFREPFRPFAPSVLAERAGEFFELKEPERHYPARFMLLVAPVREEKRDVIPATTHVDGTGRLQTVFRETNPLYYRLIERFGAVSGIPVVLNTSFNLRGEPIVNTPANSFRTFMASEMDALVIGNFLLSKNGL, from the coding sequence ATGCATATTCTCGGCATCAGCTGCTTTTACCATGATGCCGCGGCGGCCCTCCTGCGGGACGGGGTCCTCGTCGCCGCCGCCGAGGAGGAGCGCTTCAGCCGGGTAAAGCACGATTTCGGCTATCCGGCCCTGGCGGCGGAGTTCTGCATGAGGAAGGCGGGCATCCGGGCCGGCGACCTCGACTACGTCGTCTTCTACGAGAAGCCCTTCCTCAAGTTCGAGCGCATCCTGCTCACCGTCCTCCAGACCTACCCCCGCTCCCTCAAGGTGTTCCGGGAGGCCATGATCAACTGGTTCGGGGACAAGCTCTGGGTGAAGGGCATCATCCACAAGCGCCTGGGGGTCCCCCTGGAGAAAATATTGTTCGTCGAGCACCACCTCTCCCACGCCGCGAGCGCCTATTTCGTGTCCCCGTTCGAGGAGGCCGCCGTCCTGACCGTGGACGGGGTGGGGGAGTGGACCACCACCACCCTGGGCCGGGCCCGGGGCAACGAGCTCATCCTCGAGAACGAGCAGCGCTTCCCGCATTCCCTAGGCCTCCTCTACAGCGCCTTTACCGCCTACCTGGGCTTCGAGGTGAACGAAGGCGAGTACAAGGTGATGGGGATGGCCCCCTACGGGCAGCCTAAGTATGTCGAGGAGGTCTGGAAGACCGTCCAGCGCCACGGCGAGGGCGCCTTCTCGCTGGACATGGACTACTTCGCCTTCCACCGCTCCACCACCCAGAGCTTCAGCCCGAAGCTCGTGGAGCTGCTGGGCCCCCCCCGCAGGCCCGATAGCAAGTTCTTCACCCGGAGCTCCGGCTACCCCTCCTACTACGGTCCCAAGCCGCCCGATTTCGAGTCGGCCTGCCGGCTGAACGAGCACTACGCCGACGTGGCGGCGAGCATCCAGCGGGTGACGGAGGAGCTCATTCTCGATATGGCCAAAGAGCTCCACCGCCGCACCGGGCTCGACCGCCTGTGCATGGCGGGAGGCGTGGCCCTCAACTCGGTGGCGAACGGCCGCCTGCTCCGGGAGTCGGGTTTCAAGGAGATCTACATTCAGCCCGCGGCGGGGGACGGCGGAGGGGCCCTAGGGGCCGCCCTCTATGTCCACAACGCCGTGCTGGGCCTCCCCCGCTCACCCGTGATGGGGCACGCCTACTGGGGGGAGGAGTACGGCCCGGCCGAGGCGGCGGGCCAGCTCCGGGAGGCGGGCGCTCAGTGGGAGGAGATCGGGGACGAGGAGAAGCTCCTCGAACGCGTGGTGGACCGCCTGCTCCGGGGCGAGGTGGTGGGCTGGCACCAGGGGCGCTTCGAGTGGGGACCCCGGGCCCTCGGCAACCGCTCTATACTGGCCAATCCGGCGCGGGAGGAGATGAAGGAGATCGTCAACACCAAGATCAAGTTCCGGGAACCCTTCCGGCCCTTCGCCCCCTCGGTGCTGGCGGAGCGGGCGGGGGAGTTCTTCGAGCTGAAGGAGCCCGAACGACATTACCCGGCCCGGTTCATGCTGCTGGTGGCCCCCGTCCGCGAGGAGAAGCGAGATGTCATCCCCGCCACTACCCACGTGGACGGCACCGGGAGACTCCAGACCGTTTTCCGGGAGACCAACCCCCTCTACTACCGGCTCATCGAGCGATTCGGCGCCGTCTCAGGTATCCCGGTCGTCCTCAACACCTCCTTCAACCTCCGAGGGGAGCCCATCGTCAACACTCCGGCCAACTCCTTCCGCACCTTCATGGCCTCCGAGATGGACGCCCTCGTGATCGGAAATTTCCTGCTGTCGAAGAATGGTCTATAG
- a CDS encoding TM0106 family RecB-like putative nuclease — protein sequence MALTPMNKDALHLAASDIHFLYQPAECGLRVRLRHLGEPEAEPGPFEQLIFRLGERHEQAHLASFPEVLDLRQGSREERERQTLEALQGDHPVLYRPVLRAVAALGGVRVEIVGEPDFLIREDPGHLLRDAKLARRIDQEAHPEILLQLQLYGWLYEQVAGRPPVRLEIYSGNGEIVVIPYDGGKRALEVLERILALRLAKEEPYSPVGWSKCGGCGFRRRCWPRAEVLHDVALVVGVDQGLAIALREEGIRSYDDLLREFPEARLSEFKRPWGQRFHRVGKSAAGILRNAKSLASGRELVFCPLRLPHHPNFAMFDLEGLPPHLDDVEKIYLWGMQVFGERPGEFRAATGGFGEEGDREGWEGFLKLARGVFEAYGNIPFVHWASYEKTKIKIYMERFGDWEGVAQQVLHNLLDLLPIVRDSIALPLPSYSLKVVEEYVGFRRSQKENGGDWAIARYIEATETEDAVRRDALMEKILAYNREDLEATWAVLQWLRQK from the coding sequence ATGGCTCTTACACCCATGAACAAGGACGCCTTGCACCTCGCCGCTTCAGATATCCACTTCCTATACCAGCCTGCGGAGTGCGGCCTGCGGGTCCGTCTCCGCCACCTCGGCGAGCCCGAGGCGGAGCCGGGGCCCTTCGAGCAGCTCATATTCCGCCTGGGCGAGCGCCACGAACAGGCACACTTGGCTTCCTTCCCGGAAGTCCTGGACCTCCGGCAGGGCAGCCGGGAGGAACGGGAACGCCAGACACTGGAGGCGCTCCAAGGGGATCATCCTGTGCTCTACCGGCCGGTCCTGCGGGCGGTGGCCGCGCTGGGCGGGGTCCGGGTGGAGATCGTGGGAGAGCCCGACTTCCTGATTCGGGAGGATCCGGGGCACCTTCTCCGGGACGCCAAGCTCGCTCGCCGAATTGACCAGGAGGCTCACCCGGAGATCCTCCTCCAGCTCCAGCTCTACGGCTGGCTCTACGAGCAGGTTGCCGGGCGGCCCCCGGTCCGGCTGGAGATCTATTCGGGAAATGGTGAAATTGTCGTTATCCCCTACGATGGGGGGAAGCGGGCACTAGAGGTCCTCGAGCGGATCCTGGCGCTTCGGCTGGCCAAGGAGGAGCCCTACAGCCCGGTCGGCTGGTCCAAGTGCGGGGGCTGCGGCTTCCGGCGGCGCTGCTGGCCCAGGGCGGAGGTGTTACACGACGTGGCCCTGGTCGTCGGGGTGGACCAGGGTCTGGCGATCGCGCTGCGGGAGGAGGGAATACGCTCCTACGATGACCTTCTCCGGGAGTTCCCAGAAGCCCGCCTATCGGAGTTCAAGCGGCCATGGGGGCAGAGGTTCCATCGGGTGGGGAAAAGCGCGGCGGGAATCCTGCGGAATGCAAAGTCCCTGGCCTCAGGCCGGGAGCTGGTGTTCTGCCCGCTTCGACTCCCTCATCACCCGAACTTTGCCATGTTCGACCTGGAGGGCCTCCCTCCCCATCTGGACGACGTCGAAAAGATTTACCTGTGGGGCATGCAAGTGTTCGGGGAGAGGCCGGGAGAGTTCCGGGCGGCGACGGGGGGCTTCGGGGAGGAGGGGGATCGGGAAGGTTGGGAGGGGTTTCTGAAACTGGCGCGGGGGGTTTTCGAAGCCTATGGGAACATCCCCTTCGTCCACTGGGCTTCGTACGAGAAAACCAAGATCAAAATATACATGGAGCGCTTTGGGGACTGGGAGGGGGTGGCCCAGCAGGTCCTGCACAACCTCCTGGACCTGCTCCCGATCGTGCGCGACTCGATCGCCCTGCCCCTCCCCAGCTACAGCCTCAAAGTGGTGGAAGAGTACGTGGGCTTCCGGCGGAGCCAGAAGGAAAACGGGGGAGACTGGGCCATCGCCCGATACATCGAGGCCACCGAAACCGAAGACGCTGTCAGGCGGGACGCGCTCATGGAGAAGATCCTGGCTTACAACCGGGAGGACCTGGAAGCGACCTGGGCAGTCCTGCAGTGGCTCAGGCAAAAATGA